The following coding sequences are from one Streptomyces sp. NBC_01232 window:
- a CDS encoding DEAD/DEAH box helicase has product MAFNHLPAGAHDAFGPLSRTPVTHSVPMANTHGPGQPRAHADPRPTPDTVLDRLSRGPSRAARITHTEHLPPRAGRHAVWPDRIRTDVVAAIRSAGIDHPWEHQAAAAELALDGTSVVVATGTASGKSLAYLAPVLSALADGAEAPNGRGATALYLAPTKALAADQRRAVRELAAPLGNAVRPAVYDGDTPVEEREWVRQYANYVLTNPDMLHRGILPAHPRWSSFLRALRYVVIDECHTYRGVFGSHVAQVLRRLRRLCARYGADPVFLLASATASDPAAAASRLTGARVIEITDDASPRGEVVFALWEPPLLTELRGEKGAPVRRTATAETADLLTDLVVQGVRTVAFVRSRRGAELISVIAQERLASVDRSLARRVAAYRGGYLPEERRALERALHSGELLGLAATTALELGVDVSGLDAVLITGYPGTRASLWQQAGRAGRSGQGALAVLIARDDPLDTYLVHHPEALFDQPVEATVLDPDNPYVLAPHLCAAAAELPLTEADLELFGPATEDLLPQLEAAKLLRRRATAWHWTRRERASDLTDIRGGGGRPVQIVEASTGRLLGTVDESAAHTAVHEGAVHLHQGRTYLVKHLDLEDSVALVEQADPPFSTTARDTTSISILETETEIPWGSARLCFGSVEVTNQVVSYLRRKLITGEVLGEAKLDLPPRTLRTRAVWWTVTEDQLEEARINPEILGGALHAAEHASIGMLPLFATCDRWDIGGVSVPLHPDTLLPTVFVYDGHPGGAGFAERAFRTARAWLTATRDAIAACECEAGCPSCIQSPKCGNGNEPLHKRGAIRLLTRLLAEAPPVESPPAGA; this is encoded by the coding sequence ATGGCATTCAATCACTTACCGGCAGGCGCGCACGACGCCTTCGGACCATTGTCCCGCACGCCGGTGACACACTCGGTTCCGATGGCCAACACTCACGGTCCCGGACAGCCCAGGGCACATGCGGACCCTCGACCCACCCCCGACACGGTCCTGGACCGCCTGTCACGGGGGCCTTCCCGTGCTGCGCGCATCACCCATACGGAGCACTTGCCCCCTCGGGCGGGTCGTCATGCAGTCTGGCCGGACCGCATCCGAACAGACGTCGTAGCCGCGATCCGATCGGCCGGAATCGACCATCCGTGGGAACACCAGGCCGCGGCGGCCGAGCTCGCCCTCGACGGAACGTCCGTGGTCGTGGCCACCGGCACCGCCTCCGGCAAGTCCCTGGCCTACCTCGCACCCGTGCTCTCCGCCCTCGCCGACGGAGCCGAGGCCCCGAACGGCAGGGGCGCGACCGCCCTGTACCTGGCCCCCACCAAGGCCCTGGCGGCCGACCAGCGGCGCGCCGTACGGGAACTGGCCGCCCCGCTGGGCAACGCCGTGCGCCCCGCGGTCTACGACGGGGACACACCCGTCGAGGAACGCGAGTGGGTGCGGCAGTACGCGAACTACGTCCTGACCAACCCCGACATGCTGCACCGCGGGATCCTCCCGGCCCACCCGCGCTGGTCCTCCTTCCTGCGGGCCCTGCGCTACGTCGTCATCGACGAGTGCCACACCTACCGCGGGGTCTTCGGCTCCCACGTGGCACAGGTCCTGCGCCGGCTGCGGCGGCTGTGCGCCCGCTACGGCGCCGACCCGGTCTTCCTGCTCGCCTCCGCCACCGCCAGCGACCCCGCGGCCGCCGCGTCCCGGCTGACCGGTGCGCGCGTGATCGAGATCACCGACGACGCCTCACCGCGGGGCGAGGTGGTCTTCGCCCTGTGGGAGCCCCCGCTGCTCACCGAGCTGCGGGGCGAGAAGGGCGCTCCCGTACGCCGTACGGCCACCGCGGAGACGGCCGACCTGCTGACCGATCTGGTGGTCCAGGGGGTCCGTACGGTCGCCTTCGTCCGCTCCCGGCGCGGCGCCGAGCTGATCTCCGTGATCGCCCAGGAACGGCTCGCGTCGGTCGACCGGTCGCTGGCCCGCAGGGTCGCCGCCTACCGGGGCGGCTACCTCCCCGAGGAGCGCCGGGCCCTGGAGCGGGCCCTGCACTCCGGCGAACTCCTCGGACTGGCCGCCACGACGGCCCTGGAGCTGGGTGTGGACGTCTCGGGCCTGGACGCCGTCCTGATCACCGGCTACCCGGGCACGAGGGCCTCCCTGTGGCAGCAGGCCGGCCGCGCAGGGCGCTCGGGCCAGGGCGCCCTGGCCGTGCTGATCGCCCGGGACGACCCGTTGGACACCTACCTCGTCCACCACCCCGAGGCGCTCTTCGACCAGCCGGTGGAGGCCACCGTCCTGGACCCCGACAACCCGTACGTCCTCGCCCCCCACCTGTGCGCGGCGGCGGCGGAGCTGCCGCTGACCGAGGCGGACCTGGAACTCTTCGGCCCGGCGACCGAGGACCTCCTTCCTCAGCTCGAGGCGGCGAAACTGCTGCGCCGCAGGGCCACCGCCTGGCACTGGACCCGCCGGGAGCGGGCCTCGGACCTGACCGACATCCGGGGCGGCGGCGGCCGCCCGGTGCAGATCGTCGAGGCCTCGACCGGCCGGCTGCTGGGGACGGTCGACGAGTCGGCGGCCCACACCGCCGTCCACGAGGGGGCCGTCCACCTCCACCAGGGCCGCACGTACCTCGTGAAGCACCTGGACCTGGAGGATTCCGTGGCCCTCGTGGAGCAGGCGGATCCGCCCTTCTCCACCACGGCCCGGGACACCACCTCCATCTCCATCCTGGAGACCGAGACCGAGATCCCGTGGGGCTCGGCCCGGCTCTGCTTCGGCTCCGTCGAGGTCACCAACCAGGTCGTCTCCTATCTGCGCCGCAAACTGATCACCGGCGAGGTGCTGGGCGAGGCCAAGCTCGACCTGCCGCCCCGCACCCTGCGCACCCGGGCCGTGTGGTGGACGGTGACCGAGGACCAGCTCGAGGAGGCCCGGATCAACCCGGAGATCCTCGGCGGCGCCCTGCACGCCGCCGAACACGCCTCCATCGGCATGCTGCCGCTGTTCGCCACCTGCGACCGCTGGGACATCGGCGGCGTCTCCGTGCCGCTGCATCCCGACACCCTCCTCCCCACCGTCTTCGTCTACGACGGCCACCCCGGCGGCGCCGGCTTCGCGGAGCGCGCCTTCCGCACGGCCCGCGCCTGGCTCACTGCGACCCGCGACGCGATCGCCGCCTGCGAGTGCGAGGCCGGCTGCCCGTCCTGCATCCAGTCCCCCAAGTGCGGCAACGGCAACGAGCCCCTGCACAAGCGCGGCGCCATCCGCCTCCTGACCCGCCTCCTGGCCGAAGCCCCGCCCGTCGAATCCCCGCCCGCCGGGGCCTGA
- the bldG gene encoding anti-sigma factor antagonist BldG gives MDLSLSTRTVGDRTVVEVGGEIDVYTAPKLREQLVELVNDGSYHLVVDMERVDFLDSTGLGVLVGGLKRVRAHEGSLRLVCNQERILKIFRITGLTKVFPIHTTVEDAVNATD, from the coding sequence GTGGACCTGTCCCTGTCGACTCGCACTGTCGGCGACCGTACGGTCGTGGAGGTCGGTGGCGAGATTGATGTGTATACCGCGCCCAAGCTGCGCGAGCAGTTGGTCGAGTTGGTGAACGACGGCAGCTACCACCTGGTTGTCGACATGGAGCGAGTGGACTTCCTCGACTCCACCGGCCTTGGTGTGCTCGTGGGAGGCCTCAAGCGCGTCCGCGCGCACGAGGGCTCGCTCCGTCTGGTGTGCAACCAGGAGCGCATCCTGAAGATCTTCCGAATCACCGGTCTGACCAAGGTGTTTCCGATCCACACCACTGTGGAAGACGCCGTCAACGCCACTGACTGA
- a CDS encoding ATP-binding protein, with protein MATVELRFSAQPEHVRTARLVAAAVARRVGVEEAVLDEVRLAVGEACSRAVGLHRSNGLTAPVRVVLSEEDKVFSIEVGDEVPGPSGSAADAVPGITAVLESDGETEDEMGLAVISGLVDDVEVSSGESGGTIRMSWPVAGVSELP; from the coding sequence ATGGCCACCGTTGAACTGCGCTTCAGCGCCCAGCCCGAACACGTCCGGACGGCCCGCCTGGTCGCGGCCGCCGTGGCTCGCCGGGTGGGCGTGGAGGAAGCCGTCCTCGACGAGGTCCGCCTCGCCGTGGGTGAGGCCTGTTCGCGTGCCGTCGGACTCCACCGGAGCAACGGACTGACCGCGCCCGTCCGGGTGGTGCTGAGCGAGGAGGACAAGGTGTTCTCCATCGAGGTCGGCGACGAGGTTCCCGGGCCGTCCGGCAGCGCGGCGGACGCCGTGCCCGGCATCACCGCAGTCCTGGAGTCGGACGGCGAGACCGAGGACGAGATGGGCCTCGCGGTGATCAGCGGGCTCGTCGACGACGTCGAGGTGAGCAGTGGGGAATCGGGCGGAACCATCCGGATGAGCTGGCCCGTCGCCGGAGTCTCCGAGCTTCCCTGA
- a CDS encoding sodium-translocating pyrophosphatase, which produces MTGLFTPNAPDRTTDLASAVLTDDNRLIVIIIAAVALAALVVAQILVRQVLAADEGTDSMKEIAAAVQEGANAYLGRQLRTLGIFAVVVFFLLFLLPADDWAQRGGRSAFFLVGALFSAATGYIGMRLAVRANVRVAAAAREATPAEGEPAKDLTDVSHKAMKIAFRTGGVVGMFTVGLGLFGASCVVLVYAADAPKVLEGFGLGAALIAMFMRVGGGIFTKAADVGADLVGKVEQGIPEDDPRNAATIADNVGDNVGDCAGMAADLFESYAVTLVAALILGKAAFGDLGLAFPLIVPAIGVVTAMIGIFAVSPRRSDRSGMTAINRGFFISAVISLVMVTIAVYAYLPATYKELVGVDNPAITNHSGDPRILAVVAVAIGIVLAALIQQLTGYFTETNRRPVRDIGKSSLTGAATVVLAGISVGLESAVYTALLIGLGVYGAFLLGGTSILLALFAVALAGTGLLTTVGVIVAMDTFGPVSDNAQGIAEMSGDVEGAGAQVLTDLDAVGNTTKAITKGIAIATAVLAAAALFGSYNDAIATAVREVGAKAGEMNLSLDIAQPNNLVGLILGAAVVFLFSGLAINAVSRSAGAVVYEVRRQFREHPGIMDYTEKPEYGRVVDICTKDALRELATPGLLAVLTPIAVGFSLGVGALGSFLAGAIGTGTLMAVFLANSGGAWDNAKKLVEDGHHGGKGSEAHAAVVIGDTVGDPFKDTAGPAINPLLKVMNLVALLIAPAVVQFSYGADSSPAVRAVVAVLAIGVIIGAVYISKRRGIAVGDETEGGAAERVAQSADPATVS; this is translated from the coding sequence ATGACGGGGCTCTTCACCCCTAACGCGCCGGATCGCACCACAGATCTGGCATCCGCAGTACTCACCGATGACAATCGGCTCATCGTGATCATCATTGCGGCCGTCGCACTGGCCGCACTCGTCGTCGCGCAGATCCTGGTCCGTCAGGTCCTCGCCGCCGACGAGGGAACCGACAGCATGAAGGAGATCGCCGCGGCCGTTCAGGAAGGCGCCAACGCCTACCTCGGCCGGCAGCTGCGCACCCTCGGCATCTTCGCCGTCGTGGTCTTCTTCCTGCTCTTCCTGCTCCCCGCCGACGACTGGGCCCAGCGGGGCGGGCGTTCCGCCTTCTTCCTCGTCGGCGCCCTCTTCTCGGCCGCCACCGGATACATCGGCATGCGCCTCGCGGTCCGCGCCAACGTCCGCGTCGCCGCGGCCGCCCGCGAGGCCACACCGGCCGAGGGGGAGCCCGCCAAGGACCTGACCGACGTCTCCCACAAGGCGATGAAGATCGCCTTCCGCACAGGTGGCGTGGTCGGCATGTTCACCGTCGGTCTCGGTCTCTTCGGAGCCTCGTGCGTCGTCCTGGTCTACGCCGCCGACGCCCCCAAGGTCCTGGAGGGCTTCGGCCTCGGCGCCGCCCTGATCGCGATGTTCATGCGCGTGGGCGGCGGAATCTTCACCAAGGCCGCCGACGTCGGCGCCGACCTGGTCGGCAAGGTCGAGCAGGGCATTCCGGAGGACGACCCGCGCAATGCCGCGACCATCGCCGACAACGTGGGCGACAACGTCGGAGACTGCGCCGGAATGGCGGCCGACCTCTTCGAGTCCTACGCCGTCACGCTCGTGGCCGCGCTGATCCTCGGCAAGGCCGCCTTCGGCGACCTGGGCCTCGCCTTCCCGCTGATCGTTCCCGCGATCGGCGTCGTCACCGCGATGATCGGCATCTTCGCGGTCTCCCCGCGCCGCTCCGACCGCAGCGGCATGACGGCCATCAACCGCGGCTTCTTCATCTCCGCCGTGATCTCCCTGGTGATGGTCACGATCGCCGTCTACGCCTACCTGCCGGCCACCTACAAGGAACTCGTCGGCGTCGACAACCCGGCGATCACCAACCACTCCGGTGACCCGCGCATCCTGGCCGTCGTCGCCGTCGCCATCGGCATCGTGCTCGCGGCCCTCATCCAGCAGCTGACCGGCTACTTCACCGAGACCAACCGGCGCCCCGTCCGGGACATCGGCAAGTCCTCCCTGACGGGAGCGGCCACCGTCGTCCTCGCCGGCATCTCGGTCGGCCTGGAGTCCGCCGTCTACACGGCCCTGCTCATCGGCCTCGGCGTCTACGGCGCGTTCCTGCTCGGCGGAACGTCGATCCTGCTCGCCCTCTTCGCGGTGGCCCTGGCCGGCACCGGCCTGCTCACCACCGTCGGCGTCATCGTCGCCATGGACACCTTCGGGCCCGTCTCCGACAACGCCCAGGGCATCGCCGAGATGTCCGGCGACGTCGAGGGCGCCGGTGCGCAGGTCCTCACCGACCTGGACGCCGTGGGCAACACCACCAAGGCCATCACCAAGGGCATCGCCATCGCCACGGCCGTGCTCGCCGCGGCCGCGCTCTTCGGCTCGTACAACGACGCGATCGCCACCGCGGTCAGGGAAGTCGGTGCCAAGGCCGGGGAGATGAACCTCAGCCTGGACATCGCACAGCCCAACAACCTTGTGGGGCTGATCCTGGGCGCGGCCGTCGTGTTCCTGTTCTCCGGCCTCGCCATCAACGCCGTCTCCCGCTCCGCGGGCGCCGTCGTCTACGAGGTGCGCCGGCAGTTCCGCGAGCACCCCGGGATCATGGACTACACCGAGAAGCCCGAGTACGGGCGCGTCGTCGACATCTGCACCAAGGACGCGCTGCGCGAGCTCGCCACACCCGGCCTGCTCGCCGTGCTCACCCCCATCGCCGTGGGCTTCTCCCTCGGTGTGGGCGCCCTCGGCTCCTTCCTCGCCGGCGCCATCGGCACGGGCACCCTGATGGCGGTCTTCCTCGCCAACTCCGGAGGCGCGTGGGACAACGCGAAGAAGCTCGTCGAGGACGGCCACCACGGCGGCAAGGGCAGTGAGGCCCACGCCGCGGTCGTGATCGGCGACACCGTCGGCGACCCGTTCAAGGACACCGCCGGTCCCGCGATCAACCCGCTGCTCAAGGTCATGAACCTGGTGGCGCTGCTGATCGCGCCCGCCGTGGTGCAGTTCAGCTACGGCGCGGACAGCAGCCCGGCCGTGCGGGCCGTCGTCGCGGTCCTCGCGATCGGGGTCATCATCGGCGCGGTTTATATCTCCAAGCGCCGCGGCATCGCCGTCGGCGACGAGACCGAGGGCGGAGCCGCCGAGCGGGTGGCCCAGTCGGCCGACCCCGCGACGGTCTCCTGA
- a CDS encoding small secreted protein: MNKKLATTLSGGAVLMLALSGCGGDETDQKASAWAKKVCDQWQPELKKIEASNAEIKRVASESVKPEEVQKTDSAAFATMTESYKAMGAALQSAGVPPFKNGAATQEAAAKGFESTSKGYADLKAKMDALDPQDKAKFADGLKEVAGGLQEVTKGGQSVLDQLHAGGLDKSINSQKGCQVAAASGSAN; the protein is encoded by the coding sequence GTGAACAAGAAGCTTGCGACCACGTTGTCGGGCGGTGCGGTGCTGATGCTCGCCCTGTCCGGCTGCGGCGGAGACGAGACCGACCAGAAGGCCAGCGCCTGGGCCAAGAAGGTCTGTGACCAGTGGCAGCCCGAACTCAAGAAGATCGAGGCCTCCAACGCGGAGATCAAGCGGGTGGCCTCGGAGAGCGTCAAGCCCGAGGAGGTCCAGAAGACCGACTCGGCGGCGTTCGCGACCATGACCGAGTCGTACAAGGCGATGGGCGCAGCCCTGCAGTCGGCGGGTGTGCCGCCGTTCAAGAACGGCGCCGCGACCCAGGAGGCGGCGGCCAAGGGCTTCGAGTCGACCTCCAAGGGCTACGCCGATCTGAAGGCGAAGATGGACGCCCTCGACCCCCAGGACAAGGCGAAGTTCGCCGACGGTCTCAAGGAGGTCGCCGGCGGCCTCCAGGAGGTCACGAAGGGCGGCCAGAGCGTCCTCGACCAGCTCCACGCGGGCGGCCTGGACAAGTCGATCAACAGCCAGAAGGGCTGCCAGGTCGCGGCGGCATCCGGATCGGCCAACTAG
- a CDS encoding DUF7059 domain-containing protein produces the protein MSTTSLPTPDRAAELRTALLDAGFTADGLLDLLGAPAYAALARSETVPALRATRGPGDGVLASLVRLFLLQQPEPYVHAAEALPVEAALADGWLRLEGDEVHATVDVRPYGGPDGEDWFIVSDLGCSVGGAGGIGSREEGVVLGVGGASTTLAGITVRTPVGSALDVGTGSGIQALHASRHATRVTATDVNPRALEFTRLTLALSGAPEAELLTGSLFEPVGEATYDLIVSNPPFVISPGARLTYRDGGMGGDDLCRTLVQESGARLNPGGYAQFLGNWQHVEGEDWHDRLRSWVPRGCDAWIVQRDVQDVTQYAELWLRDAGDHRTDPAEYTRRYEDWLDEFEARGTKSVGFGWITLRRTDAAEPSIVVEEWPHTVEQPLGEAVLAHFARQDYLRRHDDAALLEAHFALAEEVVQEQVGAPGAEDPEHVVLRQNRGMRRATKVDTVGAGFAGVCDGSLSAGRILDAIAQLMQEDPIVLRDRTPEAIRLLVEQGFLDPVTRPAP, from the coding sequence GTGAGTACCACCAGCCTTCCCACGCCCGACCGTGCCGCCGAGCTCCGCACCGCCCTGCTCGACGCCGGTTTCACCGCCGACGGGCTGCTCGACCTGCTCGGCGCCCCCGCCTACGCCGCGCTGGCCCGCAGCGAGACCGTTCCCGCCCTGCGCGCCACCCGTGGCCCGGGCGACGGGGTGCTCGCGAGCCTGGTCAGGCTGTTCCTGCTGCAGCAGCCGGAGCCGTACGTGCACGCCGCGGAGGCGCTGCCCGTCGAGGCGGCCCTGGCCGACGGCTGGCTGCGGCTGGAGGGCGACGAGGTGCACGCGACCGTCGACGTACGCCCGTACGGCGGCCCGGACGGCGAGGACTGGTTCATCGTCTCCGACCTGGGCTGCTCCGTCGGCGGGGCCGGCGGGATCGGCAGCCGCGAGGAGGGCGTGGTCCTCGGCGTCGGGGGCGCCTCCACCACCCTGGCCGGGATCACCGTCCGCACCCCGGTCGGCTCGGCCCTCGACGTCGGCACCGGATCCGGAATCCAGGCGCTGCACGCCTCCCGGCACGCCACCCGGGTCACCGCCACCGACGTCAACCCCAGGGCCCTGGAATTCACCCGGCTGACGCTGGCCCTGTCCGGGGCCCCGGAGGCCGAGCTGCTCACCGGGTCGCTCTTCGAGCCGGTCGGCGAGGCCACGTACGACCTGATCGTGTCGAACCCGCCGTTCGTGATCTCGCCCGGCGCCCGGCTGACGTACCGGGACGGCGGAATGGGCGGTGACGACCTGTGCCGGACCCTGGTCCAGGAGTCCGGCGCGCGGCTGAACCCGGGCGGGTACGCGCAGTTCCTCGGCAACTGGCAGCACGTCGAGGGCGAGGACTGGCACGACCGGCTCCGCTCCTGGGTGCCGCGCGGCTGCGACGCCTGGATCGTGCAGCGTGACGTGCAGGACGTGACGCAGTACGCGGAGCTGTGGCTGCGCGACGCGGGCGACCACCGGACCGACCCCGCCGAGTACACGCGGCGGTACGAGGACTGGCTGGACGAGTTCGAGGCCCGCGGGACCAAGTCCGTCGGCTTCGGGTGGATCACCTTGCGCCGGACGGACGCGGCCGAGCCCTCGATCGTGGTCGAGGAGTGGCCGCACACCGTGGAGCAGCCTCTCGGCGAGGCCGTCCTGGCCCATTTCGCGCGCCAGGACTACCTGCGCCGGCACGATGACGCGGCCCTGCTCGAGGCCCATTTCGCCCTGGCCGAGGAAGTGGTCCAGGAGCAGGTCGGCGCGCCCGGCGCGGAGGATCCGGAACACGTCGTGCTCCGGCAGAACCGCGGAATGCGGCGCGCCACGAAGGTCGACACGGTCGGCGCCGGCTTCGCCGGAGTGTGTGACGGCTCACTGAGCGCGGGCCGGATCCTCGACGCGATCGCCCAGCTGATGCAGGAGGACCCGATCGTGCTGCGGGACCGCACTCCGGAGGCCATCCGGCTGCTGGTCGAGCAGGGTTTCCTGGATCCTGTGACGCGCCCCGCGCCGTAG
- the topA gene encoding type I DNA topoisomerase, translated as MSPTSETAKGGRRLVIVESPAKAKTIKGYLGPGYVVEASVGHIRDLPSGAAEVPDKYTGEVRRLGVDVEHDFAPIYVVNADKKAQVRKLKELLAESDELFLATDEDREGEAIAWHLQEVLKPKVPVHRMVFHEITKDAIRDAVANPRELNQRMVDAQETRRILDRLYGYEVSPVLWKKVMPKLSAGRVQSVATRLVVERERERIAFRSAEYWDLTGTFSTGRAGDASDPSSLVARLNTVDGKRVAQGRDFGSNGQLKSEVLHLDESGARALAAALADTAFAVRSVESKPYRRSPYAPFRTTTLQQEASRKLGFGAKATMQVAQKLYENGFITYMRTDSTTLSDTAVSAARAQVTQLYGADYLPEKPRVYAGKVKNAQEAHEAIRPSGDRFRTPAETGLTGDQFRLYELIWKRTVASQMKDAVGNSVTVKIGGRASNGRDAEFTASGKTITFHGFMKAYVEGADDPNAELDDREKRLPQVAEGDALAAEEITADGHSTKPPARYTEASLVKELEEREIGRPSTYASIIGTILDRGYVFKKGTALVPSFLSFAVVNLLETHFGRLVDYDFTAKMEDDLDRIARGEAQSVPWLKRFYFGSEDATEVVPADGDHLGGLKELVTDLGAIDAREISSFPVGDGVVLRVGRYGPYVERGEKDAEGHQRADVPDDMAPDELTVEYAEELFAKPSGEFELGKDPVSGNEIVAKDGRYGPYVTEILPEGTPKTGKNAVKPRTASLFKSMNLDTVTLDEALKLMSLPRVVGADAEGVEITAQNGRYGPYLKKGTDSRSLETEDQLFSITLDEALAIYAQPKQRGRAAAKPPLKELGTDPVSEKPVVVKDGRFGPYVTDGETNATLRRDDDVETITPERGYELLAEKRAKGPAKKVAKKAPAKKAPAKKATATKAAAAKKTTAAKKTTTAAKKTTAKKATAKKTAAVPAADE; from the coding sequence TTGTCCCCGACTAGCGAGACCGCAAAGGGCGGCCGCCGACTCGTCATCGTCGAGTCCCCAGCCAAGGCGAAGACGATCAAGGGCTACCTCGGCCCCGGATACGTCGTCGAGGCGAGCGTCGGGCACATCCGCGACCTCCCCAGCGGCGCGGCCGAGGTTCCCGACAAGTACACCGGCGAGGTCCGCCGCCTCGGCGTCGACGTCGAGCACGACTTCGCGCCGATCTACGTGGTCAACGCGGACAAGAAGGCACAGGTCAGGAAGCTCAAGGAGCTGCTGGCCGAGTCCGACGAACTCTTCCTCGCCACCGATGAGGACCGCGAGGGCGAAGCCATCGCGTGGCACCTGCAGGAAGTCCTCAAGCCCAAGGTTCCCGTCCACCGGATGGTCTTCCACGAGATCACCAAGGACGCGATCCGCGACGCCGTCGCCAACCCGCGCGAGCTGAACCAGCGCATGGTCGACGCCCAGGAGACCCGCCGTATCCTCGACCGCCTCTACGGCTACGAGGTCTCGCCGGTCCTGTGGAAGAAGGTCATGCCGAAGCTGTCGGCGGGCCGCGTGCAGTCGGTGGCCACCCGTCTCGTCGTCGAGCGGGAGCGCGAGCGCATCGCCTTCCGCTCCGCCGAGTACTGGGACCTGACCGGCACGTTCTCCACCGGCCGGGCCGGTGACGCCTCCGACCCGTCCTCGCTGGTCGCCCGCCTGAACACGGTCGACGGCAAGCGCGTCGCCCAGGGCCGCGACTTCGGCTCGAACGGGCAGCTCAAGAGCGAGGTGCTGCACCTCGACGAGTCAGGCGCCCGGGCTCTGGCCGCCGCGCTGGCCGACACCGCGTTCGCCGTCCGGTCGGTCGAGTCCAAGCCGTACCGCCGTTCCCCGTACGCCCCCTTCCGTACGACGACGCTCCAGCAGGAGGCCTCGCGCAAGCTGGGCTTCGGTGCGAAGGCGACGATGCAGGTGGCGCAGAAGCTGTACGAGAACGGCTTCATCACCTATATGCGTACCGACTCCACCACGCTGTCCGACACCGCGGTGTCGGCGGCGCGGGCGCAGGTCACCCAGCTCTACGGGGCCGACTACCTGCCGGAGAAGCCGCGCGTCTACGCCGGCAAGGTCAAGAACGCCCAGGAGGCGCACGAGGCGATCCGTCCTTCGGGTGATCGTTTCCGCACCCCCGCGGAGACCGGCCTGACCGGCGACCAGTTCCGCCTGTACGAGCTGATCTGGAAGCGGACCGTCGCCTCCCAGATGAAGGACGCAGTCGGCAACAGCGTCACCGTGAAGATCGGCGGCCGTGCCTCGAACGGGCGTGACGCCGAGTTCACCGCCTCCGGCAAGACGATCACCTTCCACGGCTTCATGAAGGCGTACGTCGAGGGCGCGGACGACCCGAACGCCGAGCTCGACGACCGCGAGAAGCGGCTGCCGCAGGTCGCGGAGGGCGACGCGCTCGCCGCCGAGGAGATCACGGCGGACGGGCACTCGACCAAGCCGCCGGCCCGCTACACCGAGGCCTCGCTGGTCAAGGAGCTCGAAGAGCGCGAGATCGGCCGTCCGTCGACGTACGCGTCGATCATCGGCACGATCCTCGACCGCGGATACGTCTTCAAGAAGGGCACGGCGCTCGTGCCGTCCTTCCTGTCGTTCGCCGTGGTCAACCTGCTGGAGACGCACTTCGGCCGGCTCGTCGACTACGACTTCACCGCGAAGATGGAGGACGACCTCGACCGCATCGCGCGGGGCGAGGCCCAGTCCGTGCCGTGGCTGAAGCGGTTCTACTTCGGCTCGGAGGACGCGACCGAGGTCGTGCCGGCCGACGGGGACCACCTCGGCGGTCTGAAGGAGCTGGTCACGGACCTCGGCGCGATCGACGCCCGGGAGATCTCCTCCTTCCCGGTCGGCGACGGCGTCGTGCTGCGCGTCGGCCGCTACGGGCCGTACGTGGAGCGCGGCGAGAAGGACGCCGAGGGCCACCAGCGCGCCGACGTCCCGGACGACATGGCTCCGGACGAGCTGACGGTCGAGTACGCGGAGGAGCTGTTCGCCAAGCCGAGCGGCGAGTTCGAGCTCGGCAAGGACCCGGTCAGCGGGAACGAAATCGTCGCCAAGGACGGTCGCTACGGGCCGTACGTGACGGAGATCCTGCCCGAGGGCACTCCGAAGACGGGCAAGAACGCGGTCAAGCCGCGGACGGCCTCGCTCTTCAAGTCCATGAACCTGGACACGGTCACCCTCGACGAGGCGCTCAAGCTGATGTCGCTGCCGCGCGTGGTCGGCGCGGACGCGGAGGGCGTGGAGATCACGGCCCAGAACGGCCGCTACGGCCCGTACCTGAAGAAGGGCACGGACTCGCGGTCGCTGGAGACCGAGGACCAGCTCTTCTCGATCACGCTGGACGAGGCCCTGGCGATCTACGCGCAGCCCAAGCAGCGGGGCCGGGCCGCGGCCAAGCCGCCGCTGAAGGAGCTGGGCACGGACCCGGTCAGCGAGAAGCCGGTGGTGGTCAAGGACGGCCGCTTCGGTCCGTACGTGACGGACGGCGAGACGAACGCGACGCTGCGGCGGGACGACGACGTCGAGACGATCACGCCGGAGCGGGGCTACGAGCTGCTCGCGGAGAAGCGGGCGAAGGGCCCGGCCAAGAAGGTGGCGAAGAAGGCCCCCGCCAAGAAGGCCCCGGCGAAGAAGGCGACGGCGACGAAGGCCGCTGCCGCGAAGAAGACGACGGCGGCCAAGAAGACCACGACGGCCGCGAAGAAGACCACGGCGAAGAAGGCGACGGCCAAGAAGACGGCCGCCGTTCCGGCCGCGGACGAGTAG